ATGACGGTAAGAACAGTAGCACCCGTGTGGTACGCGCCTTGACCATCCGGGTGACACTCTCACTACTGTTGTTCGCCATTCTCATGGCCGGTTACTTTTTCGGGCTGCTCACACCGCATGGTCTAACACCTTGATTCTATTTGATATGGGTGGTGAAGAGGCTTACAGCCAATAGACAAATACAAACAGGCCAAGCCATACCACATCCACAAAGTGCCAGTACCAGGCAACGGCCTCGAAGGCGAAGTGGTTAT
This portion of the Candidatus Thiodiazotropha endoloripes genome encodes:
- a CDS encoding twin transmembrane helix small protein, with translation MDIIFKLPVLLVLLFILISLFQGMYYMAKDDGKNSSTRVVRALTIRVTLSLLLFAILMAGYFFGLLTPHGLTP